In Anopheles arabiensis isolate DONGOLA chromosome 2, AaraD3, whole genome shotgun sequence, the genomic window ctcacacatacacacagcaaataaataagttaGCTTACACGTTACACTGTCCTCCCTTACTAGCTATCTACAGTCTGCACTTCTCGTCTACACACCCAGCCCCCGTCCAAGCCGTCCACAATCCTTGCATCTCTGCACCCCCTGTTTGAGGACgctgcagcaaaaacaacgAGCAAGGCCCACCGCAACAGTGCGATCGAGCCGATTAGCTGACGTTCTTGCACAGATTCAGGCTACCCGTTTGATTGTTGGTCGTGAGACATTCGTCGCTCTGCTTTAATACTATATTTGGCTCGAGTATGGAATGTTTGATCGTTTTGCCATTGCCCGTCGTTATCACGCCCTGATCGTGCTGTCCGTAGTAATCGTcctcgttgttgttgttgttgttgttgtgggcaGTGTTGGCGTTCGCAgcgttcagcgagttgttgttGTCCTGGTCCACCTCCATgccctcgtcctcgtcgtcgtacTGTGGCTCCGATTTGATGTTCTGCAGCAGTACGGGCGTTTGCTGACcgtgctggtgttgctgctgctgatgctgctgctgctggtgctgctgttgctgctgctgctgttcatcGTCCGTGCTAGTGCCACCGTTCGTGGGCGTCCCGGGCGGGTTGagtgcggcggcggctgccgcAGCAGCCGCTGCTGCGGCCGCGACGGCCGTCGGCGAACCGATCGGGCTGCCACCGTTGTTGAGGCGTAGGTTGAGTGCGTtcgcggccgccgccgcctgtATCACATCCTCGATGCCGAGCTTGCGCTTCTCGGCCCGCATCTCCTGCTCGTACTGCTGCACCAGCTTGCGCTTCGAGTAGTACTTCTGGTACTTTTGCGTGTCGAGCATCTTTTTGCTGGCGTACGGTGACAGGGGCCCGTTCGCGTTGCCATTGCTGGCGAGGTTGCCATTGTtgccggtgctgctgttgttgttgttcgcgtTGCTTGCGTTGTTGTTGAGATAGTCCTCGTTGAGTACGACGGCCGCGGCCGCATGCTTCGCCTTCATCAGCTCCTTGAAGTTGTTGCGATGGTGctggaactgctgctgctgatgggcgACGGCGGCTGCAACGGCGGCGGCTTGCTGCTGAGcggcggccgctgctgctgcttgctgctgttgctgctgctgctgctgctgctgctgttgctgctgttgctgctgctgatgctgctgctgtgcttggGCATGTGCCTGCTGCTGAGCGACCTGTAGCAGCTGCTGACGTTGTTGGGcaagcttttgctgctgctgctgttgctgttgctgctgttgctgctgttgctgctgttgctgctgttgctgatgtagctgctgctggtgctgctgttgctgctgctggtggtacaATCGCTGCTGCTCTTGCAACCGCAGGgcgtgctgatgctgctgctgctggtagtctCGCTCCTCAGAGTCGTTTGTGCTCTACGCATGCGCCAACGGGGCAAcggggagaagaagaaaaacaagaaaaaaacaaacaattataTCCGGGACAAGGGATGGATCAACACCGATTTACCGCCCATACGCATGCACTTTCTCTTTCTCGAGCCGGAACGGTCGTGCAAGTAGAATGGCAGCAAAGCCCTAATCAGCATAAACCGTAATGCTAGCACATCTTTTATAAACGGGATTCCGAGTAACACCCGATTCCacgtaaagaaaaacaacccaaacaacaacaaaagacacacacacacgcacacacatgcagaagcagcgcagtagcagtagtatcTGGTCATCCGTATCTGATTTCACCACGTTTGTCACAGCGGTCCGTGCTGGCCATACGCTAAGCACTCTCATTTTCATTCCCAGCGCGTTCGCAACCCCGCGGGCGGTTCGATGACTCGATCGGCCTGTCCACCAAACCCATTCTCCGAAAATAGGAAGAGAAAGCTAATGCTTGCCGCTTGTCACGTCACGTCGCACGGGCAAAACCGTCCCGAAAACCAACACTAaactccccccaaaaaacaaaacaaaataaaaaaaacagctcccTAGTAGGATCGCCCACCCGAAAGAAGGAATGACAAAACGAACGACTTCAACGCCGGCGCGTACGCGCGGGCAACGAACCTACCTCGCCGTGCAGCCCCTTCACCTGTAGCGCTTCCGCCACCTTCAGGAAGTTGGGCAGGTCCTCGTACTTGACGTTAACCTGAGAGTGggacagaataaaaaaagaagcaaattaGTGTCATTTGCTTAGTGCAAGCGTGCTACTGCAGGCTCGTTCTACCGTACCTGACCGCTGTACATGAAGTCTAGCAGACCGGCCATATGGTGACTGTTGACGTCGGTCATGAACAGTATCGGGTGCTGGGACGGATGCTCGAGGAAGATCTTCTGGAAGTACGGGCTGCACACGGACAGGACGAGCTTGTGCGCCTTGAAGATCTTGCCGCCGGCGGCAATCGTCACGTCCACCATCTGTCCGTCCCGCTGCAGGCTGTGGAATCCTTTGCACATGTTGCCGTGGAATCCGCGCCACGATAGGAGGTActggaaggaggaaaaaatgggaaaaatcgGATTAAAAAGATCAGTTCTAAGCCATTGCCATGATTGCTGGGAAGCGACTGAAAGTAAAACTTTGCATACATATTGCATCATTCCTTTTTTCTAGCTGCGCTGACATTATCAGCAATTCCAGTGCTTTATAAACCTGTAATTGGTGATTCTCGTTCTCCCCCCCTTTCCATGGTCACGACAGTCTGCAAAGATCGCTGCGTGATGATCGCTTTGCACCATTGCACCGACATGGGCAAGAAAGGCCAAAAATAAACGCAACCAGCACGGCGGCTCGACTTAAACGCTACAAACTTGTTCTTCCAAAATTAACTCTCTTCTCGGATGCAACCAAGACGCAAAGAGCCGCAAAATAGTAAAACCTACCCAAAAATGCGGAGCAGGTAAGTGGTCTTTCtgaatggaagaaaaacgtacaaaacaaaacaaaaaaaaatatacactcAAAACATTCGGCAGGGAAAGGGGCACC contains:
- the LOC120895597 gene encoding putative uncharacterized protein DDB_G0282129; this encodes MSQQLNSHGTTMLGSIANSIGTNNSIACSMGNNIPNNLTTIPNSMIATMSSPAGNASNGPTSNGANSNGANGSSNGPSSTPATPTNNCQSIRYCWEADKVKTLIRLRAELSPLFTGKRNASKYAWAVVERELSVPLPISKIIKKWNNLLQEYKAIKMSEEPKRREWPFFNLMDVYFSDQVNDPTLRLFSSTKRFDSDTLDDAQFDDEIMNSTAAAAIAAAAAASAAAANAASQHKIKNELIASHGHSGGSMLDISDIIGDEHGESKFDQFKREIVLSQIQEITRAGSGGGGGGGGGGRKEKNNNNKDHHNNNNNSSNNNNNNNNTNNSVSNNNSNNNNASNHSPSNNSANSSPNGAGHNGNATLESKHKLMESLNLSPGGSHLTTSGVSSLSTTSNSSSGSARDEASSLNSSPTSHMSSGPPANGPELRKMSNGPTADFSALLAAANSHTNGTLHSNSSALSSTDRDTDYDDYAERSSLYDGGNNHLKTLNQKLLHQMNEHHNIDQYLLSWRGFHGNMCKGFHSLQRDGQMVDVTIAAGGKIFKAHKLVLSVCSPYFQKIFLEHPSQHPILFMTDVNSHHMAGLLDFMYSGQVNVKYEDLPNFLKVAEALQVKGLHGESTNDSEERDYQQQQHQHALRLQEQQRLYHQQQQQQHQQQLHQQQQQQQQQQQQQQQQQQQQQKLAQQRQQLLQVAQQQAHAQAQQQHQQQQQQQQQQQQQQQQQQQAAAAAAAQQQAAAVAAAVAHQQQQFQHHRNNFKELMKAKHAAAAVVLNEDYLNNNASNANNNNSSTGNNGNLASNGNANGPLSPYASKKMLDTQKYQKYYSKRKLVQQYEQEMRAEKRKLGIEDVIQAAAAANALNLRLNNGGSPIGSPTAVAAAAAAAAAAAAALNPPGTPTNGGTSTDDEQQQQQQQHQQQQHQQQQHQHGQQTPVLLQNIKSEPQYDDEDEGMEVDQDNNNSLNAANANTAHNNNNNNNEDDYYGQHDQGVITTGNGKTIKHSILEPNIVLKQSDECLTTNNQTGSLNLCKNVS